One genomic window of Mus musculus strain C57BL/6J chromosome 4, GRCm38.p6 C57BL/6J includes the following:
- the Gm12886 gene encoding uncharacterized protein LOC666921 precursor produces the protein MVLPCSLWLLSVCLLSWCCDAKLPVALDPESESVPKPPVLKTATEIAAIVVFMKTSNETPKSGTYGQSLQDGKNKIKDVEKEVLDACSQLCQSLAQDPNLHHGYILRAYFKEHQFLCCF, from the exons ATGGTGTTACCTTGCTCCCTGTggctcctttctgtctgtcttttgtcttGGTGTTGTGATGCCAAGTTGCCTGTGGCTCTGGACCCTGAGTCAGAATCAGTCCCAAAACCTCCAGTGCTCAAGACTGCAACAG AGATCGCTGCAATCGTGGTTTTCATGAAAACCTCTAACGAAACACCGAAATCTGGAACTTATGGCCAGTCTCTACAGGATGGGAAGAATAAGATAAAG gatgttGAGAAGGAAGTCCTGGATGCTTGTTCCCAACTGTGTCAGAGTCTTGCTCAGGATCCTAACTTGCACCATGGCTACATTCTTAGGGCATACTTCAAGGAACACCAATTCCT GTGTTGTTTCTGA